Genomic DNA from Mycobacteriales bacterium:
CTCCTCCGCGCCGACGATCGAGCACGGGATGATCGGCACGCCGGTGCGCAGGGCGGCGGAGACGAAGCCGCCGCGACCGAAGCGCTGCAGCTTGTAGCGCTCGCTGAAGGGCTTGCCCACGCCCTTGAAGCCCTCCGGCCACACCCCGACGAGCTCGCCGCCCGACAGCAGCCGCTCGGCGTCGGCGTTGCACGCCAGCGTGTTGCCGGACTTGCGCGCGATCGGGGCGAGGCCCGGGACCTGGAAGACGAGGTCGGCCGCGAGCATCCGCAGGTTGCGGTGGGCCGGGTGGTGGTCGAGCAGCGCGAGCGCCGTCATGAGGCTGTCCATCGCGACGGTGCCCGAGTGGTTGGCCACGACCAGCGCGCCACCGGTGTCGGGGACGTTGTCGAGGCCGCGGGTCTCGACCCGGAACCACTTGTCGTAGAGCGGGCGCAGCGGCGGCAGCAGGACGTGCTCGGTGAGGTCGGGGTCGAAGCCGAAGTCGTCGACGGGGTAGTCGCCGGTGATGCGGCGGCGCAGGAACGCGAGGCCGCCCGCGAGCTTGCGCTCCCAGGACGGGGAGTCGGCCGCGGGCACGTCGGTCGGCGAGTCCCCTGCACGCGCGCCTGCCAGGTCGGCGGCCAGGTCGTCGGCGAGGCTGGACGCGCGGGTGCGGGACGCCAGCGGGATGACGTTGCCCCCGTCGGCCTGGCGGCGGGTCACCTCAGGCACCGACGGTCTCCTTGCTGCCACCTGCGCGGCTCGCGCCGCGGTGGACGAGGTCGAGGAGGCGCTCCTCGACGTAGCCCGCGGTCTCGGGGCGCAGCAGCCGGCCGGCCGCGCGCGTCTCGACGTAGTCGTCGAAGGCGTCGATCGTGCGACGCGGCGCCCACCCGAGCTCGGCGGTCAGCCGGCTGACGTCGGCGACGCGGCCGTGCTCGAGGTAGCGCATCTGCTCGGGGCTGAAGTCGACGAGGCCGGCCCGGCGGAAGGTCTGCGCGACCACCGACACCAGCGGAGACGGGACCGGCAGCGACGGCCGGCCGGTGCGGCGGATCGCCTGCGACAGCAGGAGGACGCCGGGGCCGCCGACGTTGAAGATGCCGCGGTGGTCCTCGAGCGTCATCCGGCGCAGGACCTCGATGCCGTCGTCCTCGTGGCACAGCTGGATGCGCGGGTCGAAGCCGAGCACGGTCGGGACGACCGGCAGCGCGAAGTAGCGGGTGAGCGGGGTGTCGATCGCCGGCCCGATGAAGTTGGTGAAGCGCAGCAGCGACAGCGCGACGTCGGGGCGGCGGCGACCGAAGCCGCGGACGTAGCCCTCGACCTCGACGGCGTCCTTGGCGTAGCCGGCCTTGGGCAGCGCCCGCGGCTCGACGTCCTCGGTGAACAGCGCCGGGTCGCGCGGCGAGGAGCCGTAGATGGCGGTGGTCGACTTCACGACGAGCTTGCGGACTGACGGCGCCTTCTGGCACGCGGCCAGCAGCTGCATCGTCCCGATGACGTTGATCTCCTTCATCGCCGTGCGGCCGCCGGCTCCGAGCGGCGTGGCGATGACGTTCATGTGGACGACCGTGTCGACCTGGCCCTGCGCGATGACCTTCGCGATGAGCGGGTTGCGGATGTCGGCGCGGACGAACTCGGTGCGGCCGAGCGCCGCGGTCGCCTCGGGGCGCGGCGCGACGGTGTCCACGCCGATGACCCGCTCGATGGAGGGGTCGGCGGCGAGCGTGCCGGCCAGCCGGGCCCCCAGGTAGCGGCTGACGCCGGTCACGAGGACCACGCGCGGACCGTCCATGAGCCACCTCCTGACTGGAGGTGCCGAGCCTAGTGCGCCGTTCGGCCCAGCGGGACGTGAGCCCGGGCACACCGAGGACCGGCCCCGCGGACGGGACCGGTCAGGCGGTGCGGCGCGCTACTTCTTGTTGCGACGCTGGACGCGGGTCTTCTTCAGCAGCTTGCGGTGCTTCTTCTTGGCCATCCGCTTGCGGCGCTTCTTGATGACGGAACCCACGTCGGAACCTTGCCTGTCTTCTGGTCGGTCGGGAAGTCGGTGCGAAGGACCCAGCCTAGCGGCTGGTGGAGCCTGCCTGGACGGGTGCGTCAGCCTGCTTCGGTGAACGCGCCCTGCAGGTAGTCGTGCACGGCCCGCTCGGGGACCCGGAAGGAGCGGCCCACGCGCACGGCGGACAGCTCGCCCGCGTGCACCAGCCGGTAGACGGTCATCTTGGACACGCGCATCACGGCGGCCACCTCGGCCACGGTGAGGAAGCGCACCTCGCTCAGGTTGCTCACGCCGTTGGGACTGCTCACGGGACACCGCTCTCGGCACGCGTCGCGGCCGCCGGCTTCCCCACCGGCTGCTTCCGACACGCACGTGCCTCCCGAGACTATCGGGACTGGTGTGGTATCGCCTAGTCCGCCGTTCGGCCCAGCGCCGGCCCCACCCGCCGGTCAGGACAGGACGTGCTCCCACAGGGGGCGGTAGAGCCGCGGGGCGACGTTGTCGTCGAGCGGCACGGTGACCAGCGGCAGCCCCTCGGCCTCGCCGACGAACAGCGCCGGGTCGTTGCAGTCGGCCAGGGCGAGCGTCTCGATCCCCTGACTGGCCGCCGCGCCTGCCCACCCGTGGTCGGCGACCACGAGGTCGGGTACGACGGACAGGCCCGCGAGCACCGCCTCCATCGGCTCGGGCGCGTGGGTGTGGAGCAGCTCCCCGCCGCTGGCGAGCACCTGCACGCCGTGCAGGGACCGGACGTGGCGCTGCCGGCCGCGGGCCCACGCGCTGGGCTCCGGCCAGGGCCACCGCCACTCGAGGTGCGGGTCGAGGACCTCGCACCCGGCCGCGGCGAGGTGGACCGCGACGGCGAGGTGCAGGCTGAGCACCCCGGTCGGGTGGCCCGTGGCGACGAGCACCCGCTCGCGGCGGGCGGCCGCGAGGCGCAACCGGTCGCGCCAGCGGTCGAGCGCCGCGAGGGTGAGGTCGGGGTCGATCGTGTCGGGCCCCTCGACGTGGTCGCGGTCGGCCCTGATGCCGACCCGCTCGACCATCACGTCGACGACCTCGTCGGTGCTCCAGCGGCGCGACAGCCGCACACCGAAGCCGTAGCCGTCACGGCCCTCGGCGAGCCGGGCGGCGTTGCGCAGGTTGTCCTCGCGGCTGGTCGCGACCTCGCCGGCGATCCGGTGCCTGACGAGATGATCACGCAGGTCGCGGTCGGGCAGGCTCACCCGATCCCCATCGCCGGGAAGGCGTGGCGGACCGTCTCGCGGATCGCGCGGTCCACCGCGCTGTCGCCGTCGGACCACACCGGCCAGCTCACGTCGCGACCGTCGGTGAGGCTGGTCGGGGCGAGCTCACCGCCGCGGGTCTGCGCCAGGTCGCGCCAGTCGAGCGGTGTGGCCCCGTCGACCGGCGCACCGGTGACCTCGGCGAGCAGGTGGGTCCAGGCGCGCGGGACGACCTGCACCGGCTCGTAGCCGCCACCGCCGAGCGCTACCCACCGCCCGCCGCACAGCTCGTGGGCCAGGCGGTGCAGCGCGCCGTAGGCGGCCCGCTGCCCGTCGACCGACATCTCGAGGTGCGCGAGCGGGTCGAGCGAGTGGGTGTCGCAGCCGTGCTGGGTCACGAGCACCTGCGGGTCGAAGGCGCGCAGGACCGGCGGGACGACGGCGCTGAAGGCCGACAGCCAGCCCGGGTCGTCGGTGCCGGCGGGCAGCGCGACGTTGACGTTGGACCCCACGGCCGCCGGCCCGCCGACCTGGTCGGCCCAGCCGCTGCCGGGGAACAGCGTCCGGCCGCTCTCGTGCAGCGACACAGTGAGGACGCGCGGGTCGTCGTAGAAGGCCGCCTCGACGCCGTCGCCGTGGTGCACGTCGACGTCGACGTAGGCCACCCGCTGGGCGCCCGCCGACAGCAGCCAGGCGATCGCGACGGCGGGGTCGTCGTAGACGCAGAAGCCGCTGGCCCGGTCGCGCATCGCGTGGTGCAGGCCGCCGGAGATGTTGACCGCGTGCTGGTGGGTGCCCTCCCAGACCGCGCGGGCCGCGTCGACCGTCGCGCCGGTGACGAGCGCGGCGGCCTCGTGCATCCGGGCGAAGACGGGGTTGTCGCCGGTGCCGAGGCCGTAGCGCGCCGACAGCCGCCCCATGATGTCGTCGGGCGCCCGCTTGACGGCTCCGACGTACGCCTTGTCGTGGACCAGCTCGAGCAGCTCGTCGCTCGCGGAGCGCGGCGCACGGACCTCGACGCCCGGGCGGCCGAGGACGCCGAGCTGGCGGGACAGCGCCATCGTGAGCTCGAGGCGGAGCGGCCGGAGCGGGTGCGTCGGGCCGAAGTCGTAGTCGCCGAAGACGTCGTCCCAGACGACCAGCGTCGAGGTGCTCACTCTGACCTCAAGGCGTCCACGGGGTCGAGCCTTCCCGCTCGGCGGGCCGGCACAACCCCGAAGACGACGCCGACCACCGCGGAGACCCCGAAGGCGAGCAGCGGTGACCACCAGGAGATGACCGCGGGCAGCTGGTCGATGACCGCCGACAGGCCGAGCGCCGCGGAGATCCCGAGGGCGATGCCGGTGAGACCGCCGACCGTGGTGAGCACAACCGCCTCGACGAGGAACTGCAGGGTGATGTCGCGCTGGCGGGCCCCGACGGCCTTGCGCAGGCCGATCTCGCGGGTCCGCTCGCGCACGCTCACCAGCATGATGTTGCTGACGCCGACGCCTCCCACCAGCAGGCTGATCGCGGCGATGGCGGCGAGCACCGTCGTGAGCAGCCCGAGGATGCGGCCGACCGCGCCGAGCACCTGGTCCTGGGTGACCGCGCTGAACTCCTCGTCGGGGTAGCGCTGCTCCAGCACCGCGAGCGCGGTCGCGCGGGTCTGCTCGATCGTCGCGGCCGACGGGGCCTTGAGCGCGAGGGCGTCGACGCGGGTGTCGTCGAAGAGCCGCTGGGCCGCGGTCACCGGCACGTGCACCTCGTTGTCGCGGTCGGCGCCGAGGCTCGACCCGACCTCGGCGAAGACGCCGACGACGCGGAAGCGCACCCCGCCGATGGCGATCTGGCGGCCCAGCGGGTCGGCGCCCTGGAAGAGCCCCGCCGCCAGCGTCGACCCGAGCACCGCCACCCGCCGGCGGGTGTCGAGGTCGGACTGCCGCAGG
This window encodes:
- a CDS encoding acetoin utilization protein AcuC, with the translated sequence MSTSTLVVWDDVFGDYDFGPTHPLRPLRLELTMALSRQLGVLGRPGVEVRAPRSASDELLELVHDKAYVGAVKRAPDDIMGRLSARYGLGTGDNPVFARMHEAAALVTGATVDAARAVWEGTHQHAVNISGGLHHAMRDRASGFCVYDDPAVAIAWLLSAGAQRVAYVDVDVHHGDGVEAAFYDDPRVLTVSLHESGRTLFPGSGWADQVGGPAAVGSNVNVALPAGTDDPGWLSAFSAVVPPVLRAFDPQVLVTQHGCDTHSLDPLAHLEMSVDGQRAAYGALHRLAHELCGGRWVALGGGGYEPVQVVPRAWTHLLAEVTGAPVDGATPLDWRDLAQTRGGELAPTSLTDGRDVSWPVWSDGDSAVDRAIRETVRHAFPAMGIG
- a CDS encoding lysophospholipid acyltransferase family protein, whose product is MPEVTRRQADGGNVIPLASRTRASSLADDLAADLAGARAGDSPTDVPAADSPSWERKLAGGLAFLRRRITGDYPVDDFGFDPDLTEHVLLPPLRPLYDKWFRVETRGLDNVPDTGGALVVANHSGTVAMDSLMTALALLDHHPAHRNLRMLAADLVFQVPGLAPIARKSGNTLACNADAERLLSGGELVGVWPEGFKGVGKPFSERYKLQRFGRGGFVSAALRTGVPIIPCSIVGAEEIYPMLANAKVLARLLGLPYFPITPTFPLLGPLGVVPLPSKWIIEFGEPIETAHLGGATAADDPMLVFNLTDQVRETIQSTLYTLLMQRRSVFF
- a CDS encoding phosphatase → MSLPDRDLRDHLVRHRIAGEVATSREDNLRNAARLAEGRDGYGFGVRLSRRWSTDEVVDVMVERVGIRADRDHVEGPDTIDPDLTLAALDRWRDRLRLAAARRERVLVATGHPTGVLSLHLAVAVHLAAAGCEVLDPHLEWRWPWPEPSAWARGRQRHVRSLHGVQVLASGGELLHTHAPEPMEAVLAGLSVVPDLVVADHGWAGAAASQGIETLALADCNDPALFVGEAEGLPLVTVPLDDNVAPRLYRPLWEHVLS
- a CDS encoding helix-turn-helix domain-containing protein — its product is MSSPNGVSNLSEVRFLTVAEVAAVMRVSKMTVYRLVHAGELSAVRVGRSFRVPERAVHDYLQGAFTEAG
- a CDS encoding NAD-dependent epimerase/dehydratase family protein, producing the protein MDGPRVVLVTGVSRYLGARLAGTLAADPSIERVIGVDTVAPRPEATAALGRTEFVRADIRNPLIAKVIAQGQVDTVVHMNVIATPLGAGGRTAMKEINVIGTMQLLAACQKAPSVRKLVVKSTTAIYGSSPRDPALFTEDVEPRALPKAGYAKDAVEVEGYVRGFGRRRPDVALSLLRFTNFIGPAIDTPLTRYFALPVVPTVLGFDPRIQLCHEDDGIEVLRRMTLEDHRGIFNVGGPGVLLLSQAIRRTGRPSLPVPSPLVSVVAQTFRRAGLVDFSPEQMRYLEHGRVADVSRLTAELGWAPRRTIDAFDDYVETRAAGRLLRPETAGYVEERLLDLVHRGASRAGGSKETVGA
- a CDS encoding AURKAIP1/COX24 domain-containing protein, with product MGSVIKKRRKRMAKKKHRKLLKKTRVQRRNKK
- a CDS encoding ABC transporter permease, with the translated sequence MSGAEAWRVALTALRANRLRSLLTVLGVVIGVAAVVVLVAIGTGAKQEVERQVEGLGSNLIIIVPGKLELGSAPTKSRLQLADADRVGRAIGQPGQVATSLSSGETVRYAGREVFATVNGTNPAVPRVFVRPMARGTYLRQSDLDTRRRVAVLGSTLAAGLFQGADPLGRQIAIGGVRFRVVGVFAEVGSSLGADRDNEVHVPVTAAQRLFDDTRVDALALKAPSAATIEQTRATALAVLEQRYPDEEFSAVTQDQVLGAVGRILGLLTTVLAAIAAISLLVGGVGVSNIMLVSVRERTREIGLRKAVGARQRDITLQFLVEAVVLTTVGGLTGIALGISAALGLSAVIDQLPAVISWWSPLLAFGVSAVVGVVFGVVPARRAGRLDPVDALRSE